A part of Pararoseomonas sp. SCSIO 73927 genomic DNA contains:
- a CDS encoding DUF935 family protein, with protein sequence MAKAAVPAPLQVEIATIARDVTAPMPGFTLAPRDDILARRGGQDGLKIYQDLARDGHAGSVLRKRRAAVIAREWTVEAGGTQPDDLLAAELVRVALRRFGFDRLCLGLLAAVLNGYAVAEVMWEAADLVVDPRPEDEREGKPSPSATPWIVPASVKVRNARRFRFGLQGELRMLTWDEPLHGIPLPDRKFIVARYWAEENEDPYGRGLGHDLFWPVYFKRNGVALWHKALERFGQPFPYAEYPTGTPRNERQELLAALADLGQSGGLVVPQGSLVKLLETKMTGPDGGHAALVSVMDAEISKIVLGETLTTEAGDKGARSLGEVHDDVRQELADGDADLLSAELKSQVVRWIVELNLPGAAVPDIWRRAPEQVDLKAQSDLDKALFDMGFEPTDAHVSETYGDHYQRKAAPEPPAPPRVAGPPQLRLVEHARADGAGPLDELVARLAVAAAPSQEAVLNAIRREVEMASSYEDLEQRFLRLSAALPIEGLAQALQPVLLLANLTGRDAVGQAAGHDE encoded by the coding sequence ATGGCCAAGGCCGCTGTCCCCGCGCCGCTGCAGGTCGAGATCGCGACGATCGCGCGCGACGTCACCGCGCCAATGCCGGGCTTCACCCTGGCCCCGCGCGACGACATCCTGGCGCGGCGCGGCGGGCAGGACGGCCTCAAGATCTACCAGGACCTGGCGCGGGACGGGCACGCCGGCTCCGTCCTCCGCAAGCGCCGTGCGGCCGTCATCGCTCGCGAGTGGACGGTCGAGGCCGGCGGGACGCAGCCGGACGACCTGCTGGCCGCCGAGCTGGTCCGCGTGGCGCTCCGCCGCTTCGGGTTTGACCGCCTCTGCCTCGGCCTCCTGGCCGCCGTGCTGAACGGCTACGCGGTCGCGGAGGTCATGTGGGAAGCGGCCGACCTGGTCGTGGACCCCCGGCCGGAGGATGAGCGCGAAGGCAAGCCGTCGCCGTCCGCCACGCCCTGGATCGTGCCCGCCTCGGTGAAGGTGCGGAACGCCCGGCGGTTCCGTTTCGGCCTGCAGGGCGAGCTTCGAATGCTGACCTGGGATGAGCCCCTGCACGGCATCCCGCTACCGGACCGCAAGTTCATCGTCGCCCGCTACTGGGCGGAGGAGAATGAGGACCCCTATGGCCGCGGCCTCGGGCACGACCTCTTCTGGCCCGTCTACTTCAAGCGCAACGGCGTCGCGCTCTGGCACAAGGCGCTGGAGCGCTTCGGCCAGCCCTTCCCCTACGCCGAGTACCCGACGGGGACACCGCGGAACGAGCGGCAGGAGCTGCTCGCCGCCCTCGCCGACCTCGGCCAGAGCGGCGGCCTCGTCGTGCCCCAGGGCTCGCTGGTGAAGCTCCTGGAGACGAAGATGACCGGGCCGGACGGCGGACACGCCGCGCTGGTGTCCGTCATGGACGCGGAGATCTCCAAGATCGTCCTCGGCGAGACCCTGACCACCGAGGCCGGGGACAAGGGCGCGCGCTCCCTGGGCGAGGTCCACGACGACGTGCGCCAGGAGCTGGCGGACGGTGACGCGGACCTGCTCTCGGCGGAGCTGAAGAGCCAGGTCGTGCGCTGGATCGTGGAGCTGAACCTGCCCGGCGCAGCGGTGCCCGACATCTGGCGCCGCGCGCCGGAGCAGGTGGACCTGAAGGCGCAGTCCGATCTCGACAAGGCGCTCTTCGACATGGGCTTCGAGCCCACCGACGCCCACGTCTCGGAAACCTACGGGGACCACTACCAGCGCAAGGCCGCCCCGGAGCCGCCCGCGCCGCCGCGCGTCGCCGGCCCGCCCCAGCTCCGGCTCGTGGAGCATGCCCGCGCCGACGGTGCCGGCCCGCTCGATGAGCTGGTGGCCCGCCTGGCTGTCGCCGCCGCGCCGTCGCAGGAAGCGGTGCTCAACGCCATCCGGCGCGAGGTCGAGATGGCATCGAGCTACGAGGACCTGGAGCAGCGCTTCCTCCGCCTCTCTGCGGCGCTGCCGATCGAAGGCCTAGCGCAGGCGCTGCAGCCCGTCCTTCTCCTCGCCAACCTGACCGGAAGGGACGCCGTCGGGCAGGCCGCCGGACACGACGAATGA
- a CDS encoding terminase large subunit domain-containing protein yields MSTLITEEEWKRHRAEAMTMSAVGLLGGFEEGVLLPYQAALVEEIERNEVVICEKSRRIGATWGVGSKAVLLSAAKRSERGMDTFYIGYNLEMAREFIDVCAMWAAAFDEAATTVAEFLFEDRKKGEDTRHIQAFRIAFASGFEIVALSSRPRSLRGRQGFVIIDEAAFHEALAELIKAAIALLMWGGKVLIISTHDGEENYFNELIKDARAEKNPYKVVRIAFDEAIEQGLYARICLVRGMEYSIETEAAFRAKIRAFYGTGAGEELDAIPSSGGGKFLPLSLIEARTSREIPVRRWRCEADFVHKPDHVRTREAFAWCEEELGPLLRLLDPLLRSAFGQDFARVGDLTVMWPLQVRHDLRRHTPFIAELRNVPYEQQREILFYICDRLPRFTSGVLDAGGNGGYLAERAMQRYGAHRIEMLHLTEGWYRDQMPKLKAAFEDASFDLPADDQVVDDFRQITLVRGVPRIPEKRTFAKGEDKDKAGGQRHGDAAVAGAISFYAAGREVGSTEHDTLPSAAPLPPSIRDFLGLGGRTSLADYVG; encoded by the coding sequence ATGAGCACGCTCATCACCGAGGAGGAGTGGAAGCGGCACCGCGCCGAAGCCATGACCATGTCCGCCGTAGGCCTCCTCGGCGGTTTTGAGGAGGGCGTGCTGCTTCCCTACCAAGCCGCTCTAGTGGAGGAGATCGAGCGGAACGAGGTCGTCATCTGCGAGAAGAGCCGTCGCATCGGGGCCACATGGGGGGTGGGGTCGAAGGCAGTCCTGCTCTCGGCAGCGAAGCGCTCCGAACGCGGCATGGACACCTTCTACATCGGCTACAACCTGGAGATGGCGCGGGAGTTCATCGACGTCTGCGCTATGTGGGCGGCCGCCTTCGACGAGGCCGCGACGACGGTCGCGGAGTTTCTTTTCGAGGACCGGAAGAAGGGCGAGGATACCCGGCATATCCAGGCGTTCCGCATCGCCTTCGCGAGCGGTTTCGAGATCGTCGCCCTCTCCTCCCGCCCCCGCTCTCTCCGTGGCCGTCAGGGCTTCGTCATCATTGACGAGGCTGCCTTCCACGAGGCCCTGGCCGAGCTGATTAAGGCCGCGATCGCGCTGCTGATGTGGGGCGGGAAGGTACTCATCATTTCCACCCACGACGGGGAGGAGAACTACTTCAACGAGCTGATCAAGGACGCCCGGGCGGAGAAGAACCCGTACAAGGTGGTCCGGATCGCCTTCGACGAGGCGATTGAGCAGGGCCTCTATGCCCGCATCTGCCTAGTGCGTGGGATGGAGTACTCGATCGAGACGGAGGCCGCCTTCCGGGCGAAGATCCGCGCCTTTTACGGGACCGGCGCCGGCGAGGAGTTGGACGCCATCCCGTCCAGCGGCGGCGGCAAGTTCCTCCCCCTCAGCCTGATCGAGGCCCGCACCAGCCGCGAGATCCCTGTCCGCCGCTGGCGCTGCGAGGCGGACTTCGTTCACAAGCCCGACCATGTCCGCACCCGCGAGGCCTTTGCGTGGTGCGAGGAGGAGCTGGGGCCGCTGCTGCGCCTCCTGGATCCCCTGCTCCGCTCCGCCTTCGGGCAGGACTTCGCCCGGGTCGGCGACCTGACGGTCATGTGGCCGCTCCAGGTCCGGCACGATCTCCGCCGGCACACGCCCTTCATCGCCGAGCTGCGAAACGTCCCCTACGAGCAGCAGCGCGAGATCCTGTTCTACATCTGCGACCGCCTGCCGCGCTTCACCTCCGGCGTGCTCGACGCTGGCGGCAACGGCGGCTACCTCGCCGAGCGCGCGATGCAGCGCTACGGCGCTCACCGGATCGAGATGCTGCACCTCACCGAGGGCTGGTACCGCGACCAGATGCCGAAGCTGAAGGCGGCCTTCGAGGACGCCAGCTTCGATCTTCCCGCCGACGACCAGGTCGTCGACGACTTCCGCCAGATCACCCTGGTGCGCGGCGTGCCGCGCATCCCGGAGAAGCGGACCTTCGCGAAGGGCGAGGACAAGGACAAGGCAGGAGGCCAGCGTCACGGCGACGCCGCCGTCGCCGGCGCCATCAGCTTCTACGCCGCCGGCCGGGAGGTGGGCAGCACCGAGCACGACACCCTGCCATCCGCCGCGCCGCTGCCTCCCTCCATTCGCGACTTCCTCGGCCTTGGCGGCCGGACGTCGCTCGCTGACTACGTTGGGTAG
- a CDS encoding phage protein Gp27 family protein, whose amino-acid sequence MGRPSSVDRLGPEIREQIGRLLDEGRSLDEIMAHLASLEVREISRSALGRYTQRVNKLAENRRRAEFVAQALERDFGSDPENKLLRHLIKSVEVDLFDILNCEGEEGEDAPKPDAKSSLTIAQTLERLVRTSRHDAALRESIEKRAAEKAKREAAASAEEAGQEAGLSGDMIDKIKRKILGLKAAP is encoded by the coding sequence ATGGGACGCCCATCCTCGGTCGACCGGCTCGGACCCGAGATCCGGGAGCAGATCGGCCGCCTTCTCGACGAAGGCCGGTCGCTGGACGAGATCATGGCGCATCTCGCCTCGCTGGAGGTGCGCGAGATCTCGCGCTCGGCGCTGGGGCGCTACACCCAGCGGGTCAACAAGCTGGCCGAGAATCGCCGGCGGGCGGAGTTCGTCGCGCAAGCCCTTGAGCGTGACTTCGGCTCGGATCCCGAGAACAAGCTTCTCCGCCACTTGATCAAGTCGGTGGAGGTAGACCTCTTCGACATCCTGAACTGTGAGGGGGAGGAGGGCGAGGACGCGCCGAAGCCGGACGCGAAGTCCTCCCTCACCATCGCCCAGACGCTGGAGCGCCTAGTCCGCACCAGCCGTCACGACGCCGCGCTGAGAGAGAGTATCGAGAAGCGGGCGGCGGAGAAGGCGAAGCGCGAGGCCGCCGCCTCGGCCGAGGAGGCTGGGCAGGAGGCAGGCCTCTCGGGAGACATGATCGACAAGATCAAGCGGAAGATCCTAGGGCTGAAGGCAGCACCATGA
- a CDS encoding glycosyl hydrolase 108 family protein produces the protein MGFVFEREGALVDHPSDPGGITNRGISLRYAKSKGRLLDLDADGDVDAADIRLITPAVAAEIYDADFYLKVRGPELPASIAIAAADAAVNCGPDRAIRWLQAAVGARVDGALGPLTLVSVAAASPRQLLAEFQARRMVHHATLSTFGTFGLGWMRRCSALSILCAAYLPPVPETSP, from the coding sequence ATGGGCTTCGTGTTCGAGCGTGAGGGCGCGCTCGTCGATCACCCCTCTGACCCCGGCGGCATCACCAACCGCGGCATCAGTCTTCGCTACGCCAAGTCCAAGGGGCGACTGTTGGACCTCGACGCCGACGGCGACGTCGACGCGGCCGACATCCGCCTCATCACGCCTGCGGTCGCGGCGGAGATCTACGACGCCGACTTCTACCTGAAGGTGCGCGGGCCCGAGCTGCCCGCTTCGATTGCAATCGCGGCGGCCGATGCCGCGGTGAACTGCGGGCCCGATCGCGCCATACGCTGGCTGCAGGCCGCCGTCGGCGCCCGGGTGGATGGCGCGCTCGGCCCGCTGACCCTCGTCTCCGTCGCTGCCGCCAGCCCGCGCCAGTTGCTGGCCGAGTTCCAGGCCCGCCGGATGGTCCACCACGCGACCCTCAGCACCTTCGGCACTTTCGGCCTCGGCTGGATGCGCCGTTGCTCCGCCCTCTCGATCCTCTGCGCGGCCTACCTCCCGCCCGTCCCGGAGACCTCCCCGTGA
- a CDS encoding regulatory protein GemA gives MTDRMASGRMPRLAHARPPEGSARGADPKVLIAKIHVAKKQLGLTDDSYRDLLRRLIGQETSKGASASQLDRVLQEFKRLGFTATKGRPDHRRQIRMIVAVWADLRPYREEVENEEADRAALRAFVRRQTGGVDDVQFLTPELANKVLEGLKAWLSRAQRQVVA, from the coding sequence ATGACCGACCGTATGGCCTCGGGGCGCATGCCGCGCCTCGCCCACGCCCGCCCGCCGGAGGGCAGCGCGCGCGGCGCTGACCCGAAGGTTCTGATCGCGAAGATCCACGTTGCGAAGAAGCAGCTGGGCCTCACCGACGATAGCTACCGGGACCTGCTGCGCCGGCTGATCGGGCAGGAGACCTCGAAGGGCGCCTCCGCCTCCCAGCTCGACCGCGTGCTGCAGGAGTTCAAGCGTCTCGGCTTCACGGCCACGAAAGGCCGGCCGGATCACCGCCGGCAAATCCGCATGATCGTCGCGGTCTGGGCGGACCTCCGCCCCTACCGGGAGGAGGTAGAGAACGAGGAGGCCGATCGCGCGGCGCTCCGGGCCTTCGTGCGGCGGCAGACGGGCGGCGTCGACGACGTCCAGTTCCTCACTCCTGAGCTGGCGAACAAGGTCCTGGAAGGGCTCAAGGCCTGGCTTAGCCGCGCGCAGCGTCAGGTCGTCGCCTGA
- a CDS encoding phage Gp37/Gp68 family protein produces the protein MAETTGISWADHTWNPWIGCTAVSPACDHCYAEAWAKRWGRDFSERRRTSAANWRIPAKLNAAAAAAGVRRRVFPSLMDPFDNQVDQAIGADFWRVIAETPWLDWLLLTKRPQNIRKMLPAGWGKGWPNVWLGTTAENQDEADRRLWALTKVPAVLHFVSCEPLLGPVWLPDYLGWELKWVICGGESGPGARPMDPAWARSLRDQCAGKAVPFHFKQWGGASAKAGGRLLDGREHLDIPLPEMIRP, from the coding sequence ATGGCTGAGACGACAGGGATTTCCTGGGCCGATCACACTTGGAACCCGTGGATCGGCTGCACCGCCGTCTCCCCGGCCTGCGATCACTGCTACGCCGAAGCCTGGGCGAAGCGTTGGGGGCGCGACTTCTCGGAGCGGCGCCGGACCAGCGCGGCGAACTGGCGCATCCCCGCGAAGCTGAACGCGGCGGCTGCGGCGGCAGGCGTTCGGCGGCGCGTGTTCCCGTCCCTGATGGACCCGTTTGACAACCAGGTGGACCAGGCGATCGGCGCCGACTTCTGGCGCGTCATCGCGGAGACGCCCTGGCTGGACTGGCTGCTGTTGACGAAGCGGCCGCAGAACATCCGGAAGATGCTCCCCGCCGGCTGGGGCAAGGGATGGCCGAACGTGTGGCTGGGCACAACTGCGGAGAACCAAGACGAGGCGGATCGCCGGCTGTGGGCCCTGACCAAGGTCCCGGCGGTCCTGCACTTCGTGTCGTGCGAGCCGCTGCTCGGGCCCGTCTGGCTCCCGGACTACCTCGGCTGGGAACTCAAATGGGTCATCTGCGGGGGTGAGAGCGGGCCTGGGGCACGCCCCATGGATCCGGCCTGGGCGCGCAGCCTCCGCGACCAGTGCGCGGGGAAGGCTGTTCCCTTCCACTTCAAGCAGTGGGGCGGGGCCTCGGCGAAGGCCGGAGGCCGCCTGCTCGACGGCCGCGAACACCTCGACATCCCTCTGCCGGAGATGATCCGCCCATGA
- a CDS encoding DUF4326 domain-containing protein codes for MAERVRLSRKGGWSMPENTVRVARPGLFGNPFAHAESRVAVAMHRVWLTGGMRSTAMLDCRVVLPGDVTFRRRQVLRDLGWLRGKNLACWCRLDASCHADTLLELSNG; via the coding sequence GTGGCTGAGCGGGTGCGCCTCTCGCGCAAGGGCGGCTGGAGCATGCCGGAGAACACCGTGCGGGTGGCACGCCCCGGCCTGTTCGGGAACCCCTTCGCGCACGCGGAGAGCCGTGTCGCTGTGGCGATGCACCGCGTCTGGCTCACTGGCGGGATGCGCTCCACGGCCATGCTGGACTGCCGGGTGGTCCTGCCCGGGGACGTGACCTTCCGACGGCGCCAGGTGCTGCGCGACCTCGGCTGGCTCCGCGGCAAGAACCTGGCGTGCTGGTGTCGCCTCGACGCGTCGTGCCATGCCGACACCCTCCTGGAGCTGTCCAATGGCTGA
- a CDS encoding DUF2786 domain-containing protein has product MTDLDAVIRRIRALLQLTEANGCTEGEAVAAAAKALELMRQHGLDEKSVHTGRAERTLPADGRDTLRGLWAAVAYVTRCRLYYDFGRSPQVVYIGRAPWPEVADWLHGVVDAVSRKAHGAFYASPAYQRHRTVRAQSLARAAFQQAFVEGLRAKIIALVDEADNDFARDRRFAERALRAVPDLRPAGKAGQVPGFAGARRAGQSAARAAHVGWGIQGAGPRLIGGGRG; this is encoded by the coding sequence GTGACCGACCTCGACGCCGTCATCCGGAGGATCCGGGCCCTACTGCAGCTGACCGAGGCGAACGGCTGCACCGAGGGCGAGGCCGTCGCGGCCGCCGCGAAGGCGCTGGAGCTGATGCGCCAGCACGGGCTGGACGAAAAGTCCGTGCACACCGGCCGGGCCGAGCGGACCCTGCCCGCGGACGGGAGAGATACTCTCCGCGGTCTCTGGGCCGCCGTCGCCTACGTCACGCGGTGCCGCCTCTACTACGACTTCGGCCGCTCTCCCCAGGTGGTCTACATCGGCCGCGCGCCCTGGCCCGAAGTGGCCGACTGGCTGCACGGCGTGGTGGATGCCGTCTCTCGAAAGGCGCACGGCGCGTTCTACGCCTCGCCCGCCTATCAGCGACATCGCACAGTGCGGGCGCAGAGCCTGGCCCGTGCCGCCTTCCAGCAGGCGTTCGTGGAAGGGCTGCGCGCGAAGATCATCGCCCTTGTGGACGAGGCGGACAACGACTTCGCCCGTGACCGCCGCTTCGCAGAGCGCGCTCTCCGCGCCGTGCCCGACCTGCGGCCGGCCGGGAAGGCGGGCCAGGTGCCGGGCTTTGCGGGCGCGCGACGTGCGGGGCAGTCGGCCGCGCGCGCGGCGCATGTGGGCTGGGGAATCCAGGGAGCCGGGCCTCGGCTGATCGGGGGCGGCCGTGGCTGA
- a CDS encoding GapR family DNA-binding domain-containing protein, translating into MTAEDQPDDGEDEVDVGGVAVDRLRSVIERVERLEEERKALADDIRDIFAEAKSAGFDVAVVKQIIRQRAQEPAEVEERETLLDLYRRALGM; encoded by the coding sequence ATGACGGCCGAGGATCAGCCGGACGACGGCGAGGACGAGGTGGACGTTGGCGGGGTAGCCGTCGACCGGCTCCGCTCCGTCATCGAGCGCGTCGAGCGCCTGGAGGAGGAGCGGAAGGCGCTGGCCGACGACATCCGCGACATCTTCGCGGAGGCGAAGAGCGCCGGGTTCGACGTGGCCGTGGTCAAGCAGATCATCCGGCAGCGGGCGCAGGAACCCGCCGAGGTGGAGGAGCGGGAAACCCTGCTCGACCTCTACCGCCGCGCGCTGGGGATGTAG
- a CDS encoding AAA family ATPase has protein sequence MPSDLPSNEFPNEEARQAWAADIRKRGIEARQADGITWGKMADQVGGNAENKVGESTLAAALQGSYKGDADKVLRKVEIWLQSREARQAARARAPSGIDFQLTPTAQDITLMLEHAQFTPDMVLVSGAPGIGKTMTSRRYAKATSGVYMMTGQRGCAGAKSAIQDLAQAMGLSAYGARTRTSRDIIVRLQDSGGLLIWDEAQYYGLEGLDQIRHWHDQCGVGIAILGNDLIPKSLGRAVSDDQYAQLARRVGASLSRTEPKPGDIETILGAWGFTDPEVLGALRALAGKPGALGTLNKVIAMALRAAAAAGEELKLRHVERAWLQIDPTRRGGRP, from the coding sequence ATGCCGAGCGATCTTCCGAGCAACGAGTTCCCGAACGAGGAGGCCCGGCAGGCTTGGGCCGCCGACATCCGCAAGCGTGGGATCGAGGCACGCCAGGCTGACGGGATCACCTGGGGCAAGATGGCCGACCAGGTGGGCGGGAACGCAGAGAACAAGGTGGGTGAGAGCACCCTCGCGGCCGCCTTACAGGGGTCTTACAAGGGAGACGCCGACAAGGTCCTCCGGAAGGTGGAGATCTGGCTGCAGTCGCGTGAGGCCCGGCAGGCGGCCCGTGCGCGCGCCCCGTCCGGCATCGACTTCCAGCTGACGCCGACGGCGCAGGACATCACCCTGATGCTGGAGCACGCGCAGTTTACGCCGGACATGGTGCTCGTCTCCGGCGCGCCTGGCATCGGCAAGACGATGACCTCGCGTCGCTACGCGAAGGCGACGTCGGGCGTCTACATGATGACCGGGCAGCGGGGCTGCGCCGGGGCGAAGTCTGCCATCCAGGATCTCGCGCAGGCGATGGGCCTCTCCGCCTACGGGGCGCGGACACGCACCAGCCGCGACATCATTGTCCGCCTGCAGGATTCGGGTGGCCTGCTGATCTGGGACGAGGCGCAGTACTACGGCCTGGAAGGTCTGGATCAGATCCGGCACTGGCACGACCAGTGCGGTGTCGGTATCGCCATCCTCGGCAACGACCTGATCCCCAAGAGCCTCGGGCGGGCGGTGAGCGATGACCAGTACGCCCAGCTCGCGCGCCGGGTGGGGGCCAGCCTGTCGCGCACCGAGCCGAAGCCGGGCGACATCGAGACCATCCTGGGCGCGTGGGGCTTCACCGATCCGGAGGTGCTTGGCGCTCTCCGGGCGCTGGCCGGCAAGCCGGGCGCGCTCGGCACGCTGAACAAGGTCATCGCCATGGCCCTGCGTGCCGCGGCCGCCGCCGGTGAGGAGCTAAAGCTCCGGCACGTCGAGCGCGCCTGGCTACAGATCGACCCGACGCGCCGGGGAGGCCGCCCGTGA
- a CDS encoding transposase domain-containing protein, which yields MPLDVAPSSITPLRQEWFTAAELAALGLQGIPTTKRGVNMMADAKGWSAPEREGGCWRMRQGQGGGLEYHYSVLPAAAQAKLTHTMVVRAPEATRMSVAESWAWFDRQTETKKRKAREKLEALDQVDALVLGGVDRTDAVRHVAQSRGISWRVIYDWSKACAHAARADRLPCLVPRNAGDVATAEMSPDAWTYIKSEWLRQSQPSFQACWRRLVMKAEAEGWTIPHERTVRRRLQALPAGVKTLLRKGADALREMIPDQERDRAVFHALEAVNADGHTWDVRVQWPGIEKPVRPVMVAFQDLYSGKILAWRLDTTLSWHAVRVAFGDLIEGFGIPSHCWLDNGREFANKRMTGGQANRYRFKVQADDPDGLMTTLGVKVHWTKPYSGQSKPIERAFRDFAQDLAKHPAFEGAYTGNSPTNKPSNYGSRVVPLDVFRQVVEEGVREHNARLGRRSVVCAGRSFDQVFAESYAASGIRQGTAEQRRMWLLSSEPVKARAPDGAIHLYGNRYWGEFLHGCIGQKVVARFDPDALHEPMHVYALDGRYLGAAAAESRAGFADVEAAATQERRRKDFVRKNRAKVEAEGLLSLTELAKAAPRVPKPPVMEPPRLVRPLFAGNTALKAAPAAAARKGEAEDLQEEMLRGIAHARPLRLISGSGGDA from the coding sequence ATGCCCCTCGACGTCGCGCCCTCCTCGATCACACCGCTGCGGCAGGAATGGTTCACGGCCGCCGAGCTGGCAGCGCTGGGACTGCAGGGCATTCCGACGACGAAGCGCGGCGTGAATATGATGGCGGACGCCAAGGGCTGGAGCGCGCCGGAGCGGGAGGGCGGCTGCTGGCGGATGCGTCAGGGGCAGGGTGGCGGGCTGGAGTACCACTACTCGGTTCTGCCGGCGGCGGCGCAGGCCAAGCTCACCCACACCATGGTCGTGCGCGCGCCGGAGGCGACCCGCATGTCCGTCGCCGAGAGCTGGGCGTGGTTCGACCGGCAGACCGAGACGAAGAAGCGCAAAGCGCGGGAGAAGCTGGAGGCGCTCGACCAGGTCGACGCCCTGGTGCTCGGAGGGGTGGACCGCACCGACGCCGTGCGCCACGTCGCGCAAAGCCGCGGCATCTCCTGGCGCGTCATCTACGACTGGAGCAAGGCCTGCGCGCACGCAGCGCGTGCCGATCGCCTACCCTGCCTTGTGCCGCGCAACGCGGGCGACGTCGCCACGGCGGAGATGAGCCCGGACGCCTGGACCTACATCAAGTCCGAGTGGCTGCGGCAGTCCCAGCCGTCCTTCCAGGCCTGCTGGCGCCGCCTCGTGATGAAGGCCGAGGCTGAGGGGTGGACCATCCCGCACGAGCGCACCGTGCGGCGGCGTCTGCAGGCACTGCCCGCGGGGGTGAAGACACTGCTCCGCAAGGGCGCGGATGCCCTTCGCGAAATGATCCCGGATCAGGAGCGCGACAGGGCGGTCTTCCATGCTCTGGAGGCCGTGAATGCCGACGGCCACACCTGGGACGTCCGCGTTCAGTGGCCGGGCATCGAAAAGCCCGTGCGCCCGGTCATGGTGGCCTTCCAGGACCTCTACTCCGGCAAGATCCTGGCGTGGCGCCTGGACACCACGCTCTCCTGGCACGCGGTGCGTGTCGCATTCGGTGATCTCATCGAGGGGTTCGGCATCCCCTCGCACTGCTGGCTCGATAACGGCCGCGAGTTCGCGAACAAACGGATGACCGGCGGGCAGGCCAATCGCTACCGCTTTAAGGTGCAGGCTGACGATCCCGACGGGCTGATGACGACGCTCGGGGTGAAGGTCCATTGGACCAAGCCCTACAGCGGCCAGTCGAAGCCGATCGAGCGGGCGTTCCGCGACTTCGCGCAGGACCTGGCAAAGCACCCCGCCTTCGAGGGCGCCTACACCGGCAATAGCCCGACCAACAAGCCGAGCAATTACGGTTCCCGCGTTGTACCCCTGGATGTGTTCCGCCAGGTCGTGGAGGAGGGGGTGCGCGAGCACAATGCCCGCCTCGGCCGTCGCTCCGTCGTGTGCGCGGGGCGGAGCTTCGACCAGGTTTTCGCAGAGAGCTACGCGGCGTCTGGCATTCGCCAGGGCACCGCCGAGCAGCGCCGCATGTGGCTGCTCTCCTCCGAGCCGGTGAAGGCACGAGCGCCGGACGGTGCAATCCACCTCTACGGCAACCGGTACTGGGGCGAGTTCCTGCACGGGTGCATCGGTCAGAAGGTGGTCGCGCGCTTCGACCCAGATGCCCTGCACGAGCCGATGCACGTCTACGCCCTGGACGGTCGATACCTCGGCGCCGCGGCTGCCGAGAGCAGGGCGGGCTTCGCGGACGTCGAGGCTGCCGCGACGCAGGAGCGTCGCCGCAAGGACTTCGTGCGGAAGAACCGTGCCAAGGTCGAAGCCGAAGGCCTCCTCAGCCTCACGGAGCTGGCGAAGGCCGCGCCGCGCGTGCCGAAGCCGCCGGTGATGGAGCCGCCTCGCCTCGTCCGCCCCCTCTTCGCCGGCAACACCGCGCTCAAGGCCGCGCCTGCGGCGGCCGCACGGAAGGGTGAGGCGGAAGACCTGCAGGAGGAGATGCTGCGCGGCATCGCGCATGCCCGCCCCCTGCGCCTGATCAGTGGGTCAGGCGGCGACGCCTGA